The following proteins are encoded in a genomic region of Nymphalis io chromosome 16, ilAglIoxx1.1, whole genome shotgun sequence:
- the LOC126774158 gene encoding uncharacterized protein LOC126774158, translated as MAKWKLCRQKFGDEEFEFTEGDEIRIGRGLDNTITLSSIVISRNHCLINVKRDEVTITDLKSSNGIYVGLKKIPPNIPYTLIEDDLIGFGWTIGAPLVKIMDSEKFVFKLIKTVASIISRIHFQSNSEEDIEFDRVSDTKEHKPVVKNEYSPNSKPILQLKRKLNDDGKCRKKEPDDKNEDNVINIISDSENEPKGQDCFSKKIKLDPIIEDLTKDDIKNENEDLQYEAFNVKQEYLGYDDEPIQIDSDSDSESEQWYLRLSQSSPGKAFSKIELNRTDKLDTSIEDSSYSQLDDIIFNNIEKENEEEDFIDDIITIPPQPPEIQPITEIKEVEKELPSPIPLEAEEIPEIDLIDGVAIEDHTDLEDAVVPIASMQQGPHTTIKKAQMIEPLVKPSRRKSHYRSTESKAKSRSNDKKQTKKHSSSSSSSSKKVISNSQKEERKRKLKEIADKDKESEDNNKKITNNTNKTVSNVKVTTSNRGAFLTDVIKATVKPMKRRNSQEKEKIKSPAHESAINEPLNSQKSVEKHKGDEKSISDPNLSTSSTKKTTTKKIQPKESRKSKSQSSTKTSPKRSESEYRIPIRSLKPLNDSKELQSGKPVSKVEPLPPKKPAKRVRFSDAEPVVHLFQIEPGNKMNKTNLVKTRLLDIRQKPIFSLEKITLMKILRWNPQWLNEQINTPDPPPILGHNNPPMAIFHSFNSHRQYIGLVGDLLLMEIWECITQAYMRILNQNNGLTLRIESLPPVPPQERYFDLFNLSVNITLPNSEMKHLPRVGEIMMVEFGPENAKICRFFFVHNVRCLPSPKNNKTFSLSLYATFTDKMMYLKPGELVIGRSLAYINNELTLFEAMEYLAGSPLSQAILRPQTCHYPTNDIAMNMNTQWTMTLNPSQKLAVSRSVSAALGDEPSIQMVQGPPGTGKSSVICAIVMTYFYNAMSKRHQDRGKILICATSNAAVDELVIRLLNIRQSLPKEERFRMVRVGRLESMHARAREVSSQQLAARDASRARDAAAPPGRDEEISHLEAKINMWKTQARDAKDPVRVAYCEGKVANLVDRIKLLRGGGGGGGSGSGEELRPERLLHAERRIIDCAHIIVTTLASTHNYKMKGLKGRIALCIVDEAGQAIEPETLIPLTLDVTRLTLIGDPQQLPGFICSQRAKQHGLGESLFSRLTAGGPAAPVVLLDQQYRMHPAIADYPNRAFYGGRVRSVAPPAARLSLAPYAILAIASGDKGQVQSGANEMEAWGVARVAAALAGVVRALKLSLAVITPYSAHRDLLRSCLRALQDPSESPVEVNTVDSFQGQERDVVVVSLARSHGVGFLTDTGRMNVMLTRARHALLVCLNPLAIVKNNQWQTLVDDARNRRVYRTLPNKLCLHASVRSISSAEVLSYVTNS; from the exons AGTTCTAATGGCATATATGTTGGACTTAAAAAGATACCTCCAAATATTCCATATACATTAATTGAAGATGATTTAATAGGGTTTGGATGGACAATTGGGGCTCCATTGGTAAAAATCATGGATTCAGAAAAATTTGTTTTCAAGTTGATTAAGACTGTAGCTTCTATTATTAGTCGTATTCATTTTCAAAGTAACAGCGAAGAAGACATAGAGTTTGATAGAGTCTCTGATACAAAAGAACATAAGCCTGTCGTAAAAAATGAGTATTCACCAAATAGCAAACCCATTTTACAGTTAAAACGCAAATTAAATGATGATGGTAAATGTCGTAAGAAAGAACCAGATGATAAAAATGAAGACAatgtaattaacattatatcTGACAGTGAGAATGAACCAAAAGGACAAGattgttttagtaaaaaaattaaacttgatCCTATAATAGAGGACTTAACTaaagatgatataaaaaatgaaaatgaagacTTGCAGTATGAAGCATTTAATGTTAAACAAGAATACTTGGGGTATGACGATGAACCAATACAAATTGATAGTGATAGTGACAGTGAATCTGAACAGTGGTATTTGAGATTATCACAGAGTTCACCTGGAAAAGCATTTTCAAAAATTGAGCTAAATAGAACAGATAAATTAGATACAAGCATTGAAGATAGTTCTTATAGTCAATTAGatgatattatattcaataacattgaaaaagaaaatgaaGAAGAAGACTTTATTGATGATATAATTACAATCCCACCTCAACCTCCTGAAATACAACCtataactgaaataaaagaaGTAGAAAAAGAGTTACCTTCACCAATTCCTTTAGAAGCAGAAGAAATCCCTGAAATAGATCTAATCGATGGAGTAGCCATTGAAGATCATACTGACCTAGAAGATGCTGTTGTTCCCATTGCTTCTATGCAACAAGGTCCTCATACCACAATAAAAAAGGCTCAAATGATAGAACCTCTGGTTAAACCAAGCAGAAGAAAATCTCATTATCGTTCTACggaaa GTAAAGCAAAGAGCAGATCAAATgataagaaacaaacaaaaaaacattcatcatcttcatcatcatcttcGAAAAAAGTCATATCTAACTCGCAAAAAGAAGAACGAAAAAGGAAACTTAAAGAAATTGCTGACAAAGATAAAGAGAGTGaagataataacaaaaaaataacaaataatacaaataagacAGTGAGTAATGTTAAAGTTACTACTTCTAACCGGGGCGCGTTTTTAACTGATGTTATTAAAGCCACAGTAAAACCCATGAAAAGAAGAAATAGCCAAGAAAAAGAGAAGATTAAGTCACCAGCACATGAATCAGCAATAAATGAACCTTTGAATTCTCAAAAATCTGTAGAAAAACACAAAGGGGATGAAAAATCGATATCAGATCCAAATTTATCAACATCATCCACTAAAAAAACCACAACTAAGAAAATTCAACCTAAAGAAAGTAGGAAGAGTAAATCACAGTCTAGCACTAAAACTTCTCCAAAAAGAAGTGAATCAGAGTACAGGATTCCCATTAGAAGCTTAAAACCTTTAAATGATAGTAAAGAACTGCAATCTGGAAAGCCAGTATCTAAAGTAGAACCTCTTCCTCCAAAGAAGCCAGCAAAACGTGTTCGTTTTTCGGATGCTGAACCTGTGGTACACCTCTTTCAAATTGAACCtggaaataaaatgaataaaacaaatttggTAAAAACGAGATTATTAGATATTAGGCAGAAGCCTATATTCTCTTTAGAAAAAATAACTCTAATGAAAATCCTTCGATGGAATCCTCAGTGGTTGAATGAACAAATAAACACTCCAGACCCACCACCGATTTTGGGTCATAATAATCCTCCTATGGCCATATTTCACTCTTTTAACAGCCACAGACAATACATTgg acTTGTCGGAGATTTACTTCTGATGGAAATTTGGGAATGCATAACACAAGCATATATGAGAatactaaatcaaaacaatGGACTAACTTTAAGAATTGAGTCATTGCCACCCGTACCTCCCCAAGAAAGatactttgatttatttaatttaagcgtAAACA TTACGTTGCCGAATTCAGAAATGAAACATTTACCTAGAGTAGGTGAAATCATGATGGTCGAATTTGGACCAGAAAATGCAAAAATTTGCAGATTTTTCTTCGTTCATAATGTTCGATGCCTCCCGTCTCCGAAAA ATAACAAAACTTTCAGCTTATCTCTTTATGCAACATTTACTGATAAAATGATGTACTTGAAACCCGGTGAACTTGTGATAGGGCGAAGTCTAgcgtatattaataatgaattaacgCTATTTGAAGCTATGGAATATTTGGCTGGCTCACCCCTTAGCCAAGCAATTCTAAGACCCCAGACCTGTCATTACCCAACAAATGACATTGCAATGAATATGAACACacag TGGACAATGACTTTAAACCCAAGTCAAAAATTAGCAGTTAGTCGTTCTGTATCTGCAGCACTCGGTGATGAACCCAGCATACAAATGGTACAAGGACCACCAGGAACAg ggAAATCAAGTGTTATATGTGCCATTGTTATGACTTACTTCTACAACGCCATGAGCAAAAGACATCAGGACCGCGGCAAAATATTAATCTGTGCAACGAGTAACGCCGCAGTAGACGAACTAGTAATCAGGTTGCTCAACATCAGGCAAAGTTTACCTAAAG AGGAGCGGTTCCGCATGGTGCGCGTGGGGCGGCTGGAGTCCATGCACGCGCGCGCGCGGGAGGTCAGCTCGCAGCAGCTCGCGGCGCGGGACGCCTCGCGCGCGCGCgacgccgccgcgccgcccggcCGCGACGAGGAG ATTTCACACCTAGAAGCCAAGATAAATATGTGGAAAACGCAAGCCCGCGACGCAAAGGACCCCGTGCGAGTAGCCTACTGCGAGGGAAAAGTGGCAAATCTCGTCGATAGGATAAAATTG CTGCGCGGGGGCGGCGGCGGTGGCGGGAGCGGGAGCGGGGAGGAGCTGCGGCCGGAGCGTCTGCTGCACGCCGAGCGACGCATCATAGACTGCGCTCACATCATCGTCACCACGCTCGCCAGCACGCACAACTACAAGATGAAAGG TTTAAAAGGTCGCATAGCCCTGTGCATAGTGGATGAAGCGGGACAAGCGATCGAACCGGAAACGCTCATCCCGCTAACGCTGGACGTAACGCGACTCACTCTTATCGGAGACCCGCAGCAGTTGCCCGGTTTCATCTGCTCACAG CGAGCCAAGCAGCACGGGCTGGGCGAGAGCCTGTTCTCGCGCCTGACGGCGGGCGGGCCGGCGGCGCCCGTGGTGCTGCTGGACCAGCAGTACCGCATGCACCCCGCCATCGCCGACTACCCCAACCGCGCCTTCTACGGCGGCCGCGTGCGCAGCGtggcgccgcccgccgcgcgcctgTCGCTGGCGCCCTACGCCATCCTCGCCATCGCCAGCGGGGACAAGGGCCAGG TTCAGTCGGGCGCGAATGAGATGGAGGCGTGGGGCGTGGCGCGAGTGGCGGCGGCGCTGGCGGGCGTCGTGCGCGCGCTCAAGCTGTCGCTCGCAGTCATCACCCCCTACAGCGCGCATCGCGACCTGCTGCGCTCTTGCCTGCGCGCGCTGCAGGACCC GTCGGAGAGCCCTGTGGAGGTGAACACGGTGGACAGCTTCCAGGGCCAGGAGCGCGACGTGGTGGTGGTGTCGCTGGCGCGCAGCCACGGCGTGGGGTTCCTCACCGACACGGGCCGCATGAACGTGATGCTGACGCGCGCGAGACACGCGCTCCTCGTGTGCCTCAACCCACTCGCCATCGTG AAAAATAATCAATGGCAGACGTTAGTTGACGACGCGCGAAACAGAAGAGTTTACAGAACACTTCCAAACAAATTATGCCTGCACGCGTCGGTGCGGTCCATTTCTAGTGCAGAAGTTCTGAGTTATGTTACAAACTCATGA